From a single Pseudomonas triticicola genomic region:
- a CDS encoding LysR family transcriptional regulator produces the protein MRKPNLTDVSIFAAVVEAGGFRAAAQKRGLSASSLSDCMRRLESDLGVRLLNRTTRSVTPTAAGERLLERLRPALQEIDAAFNDLDDDAQRPVGTLKLNVPVPVARFLLPDLLARFLRLYPGVSVEVVMDNAFVDVNAGGYDAGVRYEESLAKDMIAVPIGPRRQRFVAAAAPRYLAERGTPTHPEELPGHDLLGHRFESGKVGVFEFHRDGRIVRIPPQGQLLTSSHDLKIRSAINGLGIVYTFEDFLREPLSDGRLVPILEDWWQAFDGPFLYYHGRRHMPSPLRAFVDFLRGEGRIAESSGV, from the coding sequence ATGCGTAAACCCAACCTTACCGATGTGTCGATATTTGCTGCGGTGGTCGAGGCGGGGGGATTCCGTGCTGCCGCGCAAAAGCGCGGGCTGTCCGCCTCGTCGCTGAGCGATTGCATGCGCCGGCTGGAAAGCGACCTGGGCGTGCGCCTGCTCAACCGAACCACGCGCAGCGTCACGCCGACGGCCGCCGGCGAGCGATTGCTCGAGCGCCTGCGCCCGGCCTTGCAAGAAATCGACGCCGCTTTCAACGATCTGGACGATGACGCTCAGCGCCCGGTCGGCACGCTAAAGCTCAATGTGCCAGTGCCGGTGGCACGCTTTCTGTTGCCCGACCTGCTGGCGCGTTTTCTGCGCCTTTATCCAGGGGTCAGTGTCGAAGTCGTGATGGACAACGCCTTTGTCGACGTCAACGCTGGCGGATATGACGCCGGCGTGCGCTATGAAGAGAGCCTGGCCAAAGACATGATCGCCGTGCCCATCGGCCCGCGTCGCCAACGCTTCGTTGCAGCCGCCGCCCCGCGCTATCTGGCTGAACGCGGTACGCCCACTCACCCCGAAGAACTGCCGGGCCATGACCTGCTTGGCCATCGGTTCGAGAGTGGCAAAGTCGGCGTATTCGAGTTCCATCGAGACGGCCGTATCGTACGTATCCCGCCTCAGGGGCAACTGCTGACGTCGTCGCACGATCTGAAAATTCGCTCGGCCATCAACGGGCTGGGCATCGTCTATACCTTCGAGGACTTCCTGCGCGAGCCGCTCTCCGATGGTCGACTGGTGCCGATTCTCGAGGACTGGTGGCAGGCTTTCGACGGCCCGTTTCTTTACTACCACGGCCGCCGCCACATGCCTTCGCCGCTGAGGGCGTTTGTGGATTTTTTGCGGGGGGAAGGGCGGATTGCGGAGAGTTCAGGTGTTTGA
- a CDS encoding SDR family oxidoreductase, producing MSHSPATPSNTATQRLLKAARMLFAISAMAGTLAAQATSRTEPKPDWSTHDMPSQKGRIVLVTGGTSGMGYEDALALTRAGAEVIIAARNAERGREAIANIKQAVPKARVQFETLDLANLQSVRDLANRLRGRLPRLDVLINNAAIMSPPVRGVSADGYEMQLATNYLGHFALTGLLMPLLRKSDDGRVVSLSSIAAGRASLNFDDLQAERSYDPFASYSQSKLAVLKWSIELQQRSDAAGWGIRSIAAHPGVAVTELIARGPGLDSEFGKQWAVERDRYHSAAQGALPTLYAATALEAVGGAYYGPTGDNEKRGPLGFAKMPPAAADRSNSATLWQLSERLTGVTYR from the coding sequence ATGAGCCATTCACCCGCTACGCCGAGCAATACTGCGACCCAACGCCTTCTCAAGGCCGCCCGAATGCTGTTCGCCATTTCTGCGATGGCCGGCACACTGGCTGCGCAGGCGACTTCCCGAACGGAGCCGAAGCCGGACTGGTCAACCCACGATATGCCCAGCCAGAAAGGCCGCATCGTGCTGGTGACCGGGGGAACCAGCGGCATGGGCTATGAAGACGCGCTGGCCCTGACGCGCGCCGGTGCCGAGGTGATCATCGCCGCGCGCAACGCCGAGCGCGGCCGCGAAGCGATCGCAAACATCAAGCAAGCCGTGCCCAAGGCGCGCGTGCAATTCGAAACGCTGGACCTTGCCAATCTGCAATCGGTGCGCGACCTCGCCAACCGTCTGCGAGGGCGCCTGCCGAGGCTCGACGTGCTGATTAACAATGCTGCGATCATGTCGCCGCCTGTTCGAGGCGTTTCCGCCGATGGCTACGAGATGCAACTGGCGACCAATTACCTGGGGCATTTCGCCTTGACCGGCCTGCTGATGCCCCTGCTACGCAAAAGCGACGATGGTCGGGTGGTCAGCCTGTCGAGCATCGCCGCCGGGCGCGCAAGCCTGAACTTCGATGACCTGCAGGCTGAGCGCAGTTACGACCCTTTCGCCAGCTACAGCCAATCGAAACTGGCGGTTCTGAAGTGGAGTATTGAGCTGCAGCAGCGCAGCGATGCCGCCGGTTGGGGGATACGCAGCATCGCCGCGCACCCCGGCGTTGCCGTGACCGAACTGATCGCCCGTGGGCCTGGCCTGGACAGTGAATTCGGCAAACAATGGGCAGTAGAGCGGGACAGGTATCATTCCGCAGCGCAGGGCGCGCTGCCCACCTTATATGCGGCGACGGCGCTGGAGGCGGTTGGCGGCGCCTACTACGGCCCTACCGGTGATAACGAAAAGCGCGGGCCGCTGGGCTTCGCCAAGATGCCGCCGGCCGCTGCCGATCGCTCGAATTCGGCCACACTGTGGCAACTCTCCGAGCGACTGACCGGCGTCACCTACCGCTGA
- a CDS encoding bestrophin family protein, producing MKAAIVKKYRLIIKTLGYVGWSLFWLLLWDIAVTVDFMLFLNAKLNLPLMPLTLLGSALIVLISFRNSSAYNRWWEARTLWGSMINNSRSFARQVLTLLDDAGGEVNPVKSTLLRRHVAYVNCLAAHLQGQPCPDEVRAFIPAEEFARSGTTNNFANDILTGSATLLAREYKAGHLDSIRLARLESTLVDLSNSQGGMERIANTPLPYPYVYFPRLFISLFCLIVPIGLVESLGWFTPLASTVVGFMLLAIERIGTDLQSPFRHSEHQIQMEALCETIEKNLQSMQRDSLGDVRRVEEPA from the coding sequence TTGAAAGCTGCCATCGTCAAAAAATACCGTCTGATCATCAAGACCCTCGGCTACGTGGGCTGGTCTTTGTTCTGGTTGCTGCTCTGGGACATCGCCGTCACCGTCGACTTCATGCTGTTTCTCAACGCCAAGCTGAACCTGCCGTTGATGCCGCTGACCTTGCTCGGTTCGGCGTTGATCGTGTTGATCAGTTTTCGCAACAGCAGCGCTTACAACCGCTGGTGGGAAGCGCGGACGCTGTGGGGGTCGATGATCAACAATTCCCGCAGCTTTGCCCGGCAGGTGCTGACGCTGCTGGACGACGCAGGTGGCGAGGTGAACCCGGTCAAATCGACGCTGTTGCGCCGCCACGTCGCTTACGTGAATTGCCTTGCCGCGCATCTGCAAGGCCAGCCTTGTCCCGACGAGGTACGGGCCTTTATTCCCGCCGAAGAGTTCGCCCGCAGTGGCACAACCAATAACTTTGCCAACGATATCCTCACCGGCTCGGCGACGCTGCTCGCTCGCGAATACAAGGCCGGGCACCTGGACAGTATTCGCCTGGCGCGGCTTGAGTCGACCCTGGTGGACTTGTCCAACAGCCAAGGCGGCATGGAGCGAATCGCCAATACACCGCTGCCCTACCCTTATGTGTATTTCCCACGGTTGTTCATTTCGCTGTTCTGCCTGATCGTCCCGATAGGTCTAGTGGAATCCCTCGGCTGGTTCACGCCGCTGGCGTCGACCGTGGTCGGGTTCATGCTGCTGGCCATCGAACGCATCGGCACCGATCTGCAAAGCCCGTTTCGCCACAGCGAACACCAGATTCAAATGGAAGCGCTGTGCGAAACCATCGAAAAGAATTTGCAATCGATGCAGCGTGATTCGTTGGGGGATGTGCGCAGGGTTGAAGAGCCCGCTTGA
- a CDS encoding TIR domain-containing protein, with amino-acid sequence MRIFVSYSHQDKPTVDAIVDRLKLAGHEIWIDHLRLRPGDNISRKIEEGIETSDAVLVVVSANSLSSKWVQQEFSSLALSEISKRASRVIPILIDSSSVPSYLSKYLYIDLTKDLEAGLTSLVQSLDVVKRKDIAQPRRSPQKRNDTHTSQIANLGAALKSGRLTLVCGAGTSVEAGIPVWSELLLSLLKSMIERLSKNHSLNLGFNAAEEFNKRHGASSLILGKYLKNNLGNDFGKQVRDALYRKNPTTCDLIDAIVDVSRPQRDGKPLDSIITFNFDALIEESLSAANVKSRAIYTEAIKHDPNELPVYHVHGYLPRTGKIPSDNDIVFSEDAYHGQFIDPFSWSNLIQLNKLTHNTCLFVGISLTDPNMRRLLDVAWRKNPDKSVTHYILKKVPRFGSADDVLDDLARLLEEQDANALGINVIWVDSYDQIPTIIRSLR; translated from the coding sequence ATGCGAATATTTGTAAGCTATAGCCACCAAGACAAGCCCACGGTCGACGCCATTGTCGACAGGTTGAAGCTCGCAGGACATGAGATATGGATCGATCACCTCAGGCTTAGGCCTGGCGACAACATCTCTCGAAAGATCGAGGAAGGAATTGAAACTTCTGATGCGGTATTGGTAGTCGTCAGTGCTAATTCTCTCAGCTCCAAGTGGGTTCAGCAGGAATTTTCATCACTTGCTCTGAGCGAAATATCAAAACGTGCATCAAGAGTTATTCCAATCCTCATCGACTCTAGCTCGGTTCCGAGCTATCTATCAAAATATCTCTATATTGATTTAACAAAAGATCTAGAGGCTGGCCTCACCTCGCTTGTACAATCTTTAGATGTCGTTAAACGCAAAGATATTGCGCAGCCACGTCGGTCGCCCCAAAAGCGTAATGACACTCACACTTCGCAGATTGCTAACTTAGGAGCAGCTTTGAAGTCTGGCCGCTTGACACTTGTTTGTGGCGCAGGAACTTCGGTTGAAGCGGGAATACCGGTTTGGAGTGAGCTTCTTTTGAGCCTCCTCAAATCTATGATCGAACGCCTTTCAAAAAATCATTCGCTGAATTTGGGCTTCAATGCAGCAGAGGAATTCAACAAGCGCCACGGTGCTTCATCGCTGATACTTGGAAAGTATCTTAAAAACAACCTGGGTAATGATTTTGGCAAACAGGTTCGGGATGCTCTCTATCGGAAAAACCCAACCACGTGCGATCTAATCGACGCGATCGTTGATGTTTCTCGACCACAGCGTGACGGCAAGCCACTCGACTCCATCATTACATTTAACTTTGACGCGCTGATCGAGGAAAGTCTTTCCGCCGCGAATGTAAAAAGCCGTGCGATCTATACTGAAGCAATCAAACATGATCCCAACGAGCTACCCGTTTATCACGTTCATGGGTATCTTCCTAGGACCGGGAAGATCCCCAGCGATAATGACATCGTTTTTAGCGAAGATGCCTACCACGGTCAGTTTATCGATCCATTCAGTTGGTCGAATCTGATTCAATTAAATAAACTCACTCACAATACGTGCCTGTTCGTTGGAATTAGCCTCACCGATCCAAATATGCGCCGTCTGCTGGATGTAGCTTGGAGAAAAAATCCGGACAAGTCTGTTACCCACTACATCCTCAAAAAGGTCCCTCGATTCGGATCCGCTGATGATGTGCTTGACGATCTTGCACGCCTATTGGAGGAGCAGGACGCGAATGCATTGGGTATAAACGTGATCTGGGTTGATAGCTACGATCAAATTCCAACAATTATTCGATCCCTCAGATAG
- a CDS encoding NTP/NDP exchange transporter, which yields MDTSLLAHRAGAIINAEADELRPALNGFLLFVCLFAGYFMLRPIRESMGISAGVENLQWLFTATFLVMLAAVPLFAWLSAHVPRLHFVDWVYGFFCTNLLLFAALFLGEESPWLARVFYVWISVYNLFVVSVAWSLMADVFDSAQAKRLFAFIAAGASVGGLSGPALSALLIGPLGESGLMLLAAVLLGAAMWFKRQLMRWRERGGAGRPDAAPSESPRRPLPGNPFSGMTAVLKSPYLLGICGFVVLLATVSTFLYFEQARVVAEHFPDREAQVRVFGIIDFVVQAGALLCQLFITGRLAQRLGVGVLLAMVPLVMCAGFIGVIFAPSFGLIAALMIVRRIGEYAFVRPGREMLFAPLDAESKYKAKNFIDTVVYRAGDAISAWAKSALDALSQGAGMAALVGALCALLWGLLGWRLGERADRRASLSAARQNPA from the coding sequence ATGGATACGTCTCTTCTCGCCCACCGCGCCGGCGCCATCATCAATGCCGAGGCTGACGAGCTGCGCCCTGCGCTCAACGGTTTTCTGCTGTTCGTTTGCCTGTTCGCCGGCTATTTCATGCTCCGTCCGATCCGCGAATCGATGGGCATCTCTGCCGGCGTCGAGAACTTGCAGTGGCTGTTCACCGCGACCTTCCTGGTCATGCTGGCGGCCGTTCCGCTGTTCGCCTGGCTCAGCGCACACGTACCGCGCCTGCATTTCGTGGACTGGGTATACGGATTCTTCTGCACCAATCTGCTGTTGTTCGCCGCCTTGTTCCTGGGCGAGGAAAGCCCGTGGCTGGCGCGCGTGTTTTACGTGTGGATATCGGTCTACAACCTGTTTGTCGTATCGGTCGCCTGGAGCCTGATGGCCGATGTATTCGACAGTGCCCAGGCCAAACGTCTGTTCGCGTTCATCGCGGCGGGCGCCAGCGTCGGCGGCCTGAGTGGCCCTGCGCTGAGCGCCTTGCTGATCGGTCCGCTGGGCGAGTCCGGCCTGATGCTGCTGGCCGCTGTTCTGCTCGGCGCTGCGATGTGGTTCAAGCGCCAGCTGATGCGCTGGCGTGAACGGGGTGGCGCAGGACGCCCCGATGCCGCGCCGAGCGAAAGCCCTCGCAGGCCGTTGCCGGGCAATCCGTTCAGCGGTATGACGGCCGTTTTGAAATCACCCTATCTGCTCGGCATCTGCGGTTTTGTGGTGCTACTGGCGACAGTCTCCACCTTCCTTTACTTCGAGCAGGCACGCGTCGTCGCCGAACACTTCCCGGACCGCGAGGCGCAGGTGCGCGTGTTCGGCATCATCGACTTTGTCGTGCAGGCGGGCGCCCTGCTCTGTCAGCTGTTCATCACTGGGCGCCTAGCGCAAAGGCTCGGCGTCGGCGTGCTGTTGGCCATGGTGCCGCTGGTGATGTGCGCGGGGTTTATCGGGGTGATCTTCGCGCCCAGCTTTGGCCTGATCGCCGCGCTGATGATCGTGCGCCGCATCGGTGAGTACGCCTTCGTGCGCCCAGGCCGAGAGATGCTGTTTGCCCCGCTCGATGCCGAAAGCAAGTACAAGGCGAAGAACTTCATCGACACAGTGGTCTACCGCGCCGGCGATGCCATCAGTGCCTGGGCGAAAAGCGCGCTGGACGCCCTCAGCCAAGGTGCAGGCATGGCAGCGCTGGTCGGCGCGTTGTGTGCACTGCTGTGGGGGCTGCTGGGATGGCGACTCGGCGAGCGGGCGGACCGCCGAGCCAGTTTGTCGGCGGCGCGGCAAAACCCAGCGTAG